Proteins from a single region of Chloroflexota bacterium:
- a CDS encoding metal ABC transporter permease has translation MMDFWHYAFMQRALVGGVMIGLLTAVIGVYVVLRGMSFIGAGVAHASFGGVALGFLLGIDPLWAAVAFCLAVAWGIGAVTRRGGIKEDTAVGIFFASTMAFGVLLIGLMQGYNVDLFSYLFGSILAVTAADLRMVLGVGGLVLLTVALLYKEFLFITFDPETARVNGVPEPALYYLLLALVALTIVVSIKVVGIVLVSALLVTPAAAAYQLSRSFGKMMALSAFFGVLSVLVGLVASYYLNTASGATVVLTATLIFGLAMLWRRIRPA, from the coding sequence ATGATGGATTTCTGGCATTATGCTTTTATGCAGCGGGCGTTGGTGGGCGGTGTGATGATTGGCCTGCTGACGGCTGTGATTGGGGTGTATGTGGTTTTGCGAGGGATGTCGTTCATCGGGGCAGGCGTGGCGCATGCCTCGTTTGGCGGTGTGGCGTTGGGGTTCCTGTTGGGCATTGACCCGTTATGGGCGGCCGTGGCTTTTTGTCTGGCCGTGGCATGGGGCATTGGAGCGGTAACGCGGCGAGGCGGCATTAAGGAAGACACCGCGGTGGGCATCTTTTTTGCCTCTACCATGGCGTTTGGTGTGCTGTTGATTGGGTTGATGCAAGGGTATAACGTCGATTTGTTCTCTTACCTGTTTGGCAGCATTTTGGCGGTGACCGCGGCCGATCTGCGGATGGTGTTGGGGGTGGGTGGTTTGGTGTTGTTGACCGTCGCCTTGCTTTACAAAGAATTCCTTTTCATTACCTTCGATCCGGAAACCGCCCGTGTGAACGGTGTGCCCGAACCAGCGCTTTATTATTTGCTGCTGGCGCTGGTGGCATTGACGATTGTGGTTTCCATCAAGGTGGTGGGCATTGTGCTGGTTTCGGCGTTGCTGGTGACTCCTGCTGCGGCGGCCTATCAGTTGAGCCGCAGTTTTGGCAAGATGATGGCGCTTTCGGCTTTCTTTGGGGTTTTGAGTGTGTTGGTGGGATTGGTGGCTTCCTATTACCTCAACACGGCCTCGGGTGCCACGGTCGTGCTGACGGCAACGCTCATTTTTGGCCTGGCAATGCTGTGGCGGCGGATTCGCCCCGCATGA
- a CDS encoding TRAM domain-containing protein, giving the protein MSAEFIVRLLGMVAFGLGGVFWGKDLALSIGGQPVQTAVVLGLVGALAGLVLTPYFTTRPWRALRRALMRVSGRTLWAGLSGLVVGLGLAALLALPFSLLPSPFKEILTFVAVAVFGYFGVLVFVSRQDDLFVVLRSIFGGWREHSERRGDESRVILLDSSVLIDGRVVDIARTGFLSGTLVIPRFVLQEIQYVADSADPLRRQRGRRGLAVVSELQQDPNITVQISDMDVEGVRKVDDKLVVLARQLRCPILTNDYNLNRVAELQGVPVLNINELANAVKALYLPGETLRLKVIQAGKEPDQGVGYLDDGTMVVVEEGRDTIGKEVEVVVTKALQTAAGRMLFARPREKMERSS; this is encoded by the coding sequence ATGAGTGCAGAATTTATTGTTCGCTTGCTTGGCATGGTCGCTTTTGGGCTGGGGGGAGTGTTTTGGGGTAAGGATTTGGCCTTGAGCATTGGGGGGCAGCCGGTGCAAACCGCGGTGGTGCTGGGATTGGTAGGGGCGCTGGCCGGGCTGGTTTTGACGCCTTATTTCACCACCCGCCCCTGGCGCGCTCTTCGCAGAGCGTTGATGCGGGTTTCGGGCCGCACCCTGTGGGCTGGCCTTTCGGGGCTGGTCGTAGGGTTGGGGTTGGCGGCTTTGCTCGCACTGCCGTTTTCGTTGTTGCCTTCCCCCTTCAAGGAAATTCTGACGTTCGTGGCCGTGGCCGTGTTTGGCTACTTCGGCGTGCTGGTGTTCGTTTCCCGCCAGGATGACCTGTTCGTCGTGCTGCGCAGCATTTTTGGCGGCTGGCGCGAGCACAGCGAGCGCCGTGGCGATGAGAGCCGCGTGATTTTGCTGGATTCCAGCGTGCTCATCGATGGCCGGGTGGTTGATATTGCCCGCACAGGTTTCCTTTCGGGCACGCTGGTCATTCCTCGCTTTGTGCTGCAAGAAATTCAATACGTGGCCGACTCTGCCGATCCGCTGCGCCGCCAACGTGGCCGTCGTGGTTTGGCTGTGGTTTCCGAACTGCAACAGGACCCCAACATCACTGTGCAAATCAGCGATATGGATGTCGAAGGTGTCCGCAAGGTGGATGACAAACTGGTGGTGCTGGCGCGGCAACTGCGCTGTCCGATTTTGACCAACGATTACAACCTCAACCGCGTGGCAGAATTGCAGGGCGTGCCGGTGCTCAACATCAACGAACTGGCAAACGCGGTCAAGGCGCTTTACCTCCCTGGCGAGACCTTGCGCCTGAAGGTCATTCAGGCAGGGAAAGAGCCTGACCAGGGGGTAGGCTACCTGGACGACGGCACGATGGTGGTGGTGGAAGAAGGGCGCGACACCATCGGCAAAGAGGTAGAAGTCGTTGTGACCAAGGCCTTGCAAACGGCTGCAGGGCGAATGCTTTTTGCCCGGCCGCGTGAGAAGATGGAACGCTCCTCGTAA
- a CDS encoding cysteine--tRNA ligase: MALRVYNTMTRKKEPFETLEPGVVKMYVCGPTVYDKAHVGHAMSVLVFDMVRRYLEHKGYRVRHVMNYTDVDDKIIRRAHELGEDPIALAERYIREFDQHLEDLGVLQPHVKPRVTQEIDWIIKMVKGLEDKGYAYAVDGDVYFRVTKDDDYGKLSGRKLDEMVAGARIEVDERKEHPMDFALWKAAKPGEPSWESPWGQGRPGWHIECSAMNLHHLGEQLDIHGGGADLIFPHHENEIAQSESYTGKPYVRYWMHNGMLQMGGEKMSKSLGNLVTIEDFLAEHEADVLRMMVLSSHYRSPLKFTEETITQAEKALERLRGGMRPAHANAPGTSEDVLAALDEQTEKARTGFETAMDDDFNAAAALGHLFELVRLINQARDAGATAGQLQPAQQTLRDLAGVLGLDLTKQPPQKQGHAEAAPFIDLLVEIRSDLRAAKQWALADKIRDRLTEMGVLLEDTPGGTLWRWK; the protein is encoded by the coding sequence ATGGCACTGCGTGTTTACAACACGATGACCCGCAAGAAAGAGCCTTTTGAAACACTGGAACCCGGCGTGGTGAAAATGTACGTCTGCGGCCCCACGGTGTACGACAAAGCGCACGTCGGTCATGCCATGTCGGTGCTGGTTTTCGACATGGTGCGCCGTTACCTGGAACACAAAGGGTATCGCGTTCGCCATGTGATGAACTATACCGACGTGGATGACAAAATCATCCGGCGGGCGCACGAACTTGGGGAAGACCCCATCGCGCTGGCCGAGCGTTACATCCGCGAATTTGATCAGCATCTGGAAGACCTGGGGGTGCTTCAGCCGCACGTCAAACCGCGCGTCACCCAGGAGATCGATTGGATCATCAAAATGGTCAAGGGGTTGGAAGACAAAGGCTATGCCTATGCCGTGGACGGCGATGTTTATTTTCGGGTGACGAAAGACGACGATTACGGCAAGCTTTCAGGCCGCAAATTGGATGAGATGGTGGCGGGTGCGCGCATTGAGGTGGATGAGCGCAAAGAGCACCCGATGGATTTCGCGCTTTGGAAAGCAGCGAAGCCCGGCGAGCCTTCCTGGGAAAGCCCGTGGGGGCAGGGCCGCCCTGGCTGGCACATTGAGTGCTCGGCGATGAACCTGCATCACCTGGGCGAGCAACTGGATATTCACGGCGGCGGTGCCGACCTCATCTTCCCGCACCACGAAAACGAAATTGCTCAAAGCGAGAGTTACACCGGCAAGCCTTACGTGCGTTACTGGATGCACAACGGCATGTTGCAAATGGGCGGCGAGAAAATGTCCAAATCGCTGGGCAATCTCGTCACCATTGAAGATTTCCTGGCGGAACACGAAGCCGATGTGTTGCGTATGATGGTGTTGAGTTCGCACTACCGCAGCCCGCTCAAGTTCACCGAAGAGACCATTACCCAGGCCGAGAAGGCGCTGGAACGCCTGCGTGGTGGGATGCGTCCGGCACATGCAAACGCGCCGGGCACGTCAGAGGATGTGCTGGCAGCCCTCGACGAGCAGACCGAGAAAGCCCGTACTGGCTTCGAGACAGCGATGGACGACGACTTCAACGCCGCCGCGGCGCTGGGGCATCTTTTTGAACTGGTGCGCCTGATCAACCAGGCGCGCGACGCCGGGGCCACGGCCGGGCAGTTGCAGCCCGCCCAGCAAACGCTGCGGGACCTCGCAGGGGTGCTGGGGTTGGATTTGACGAAACAGCCGCCGCAAAAACAAGGCCATGCCGAGGCTGCGCCCTTCATTGACCTGCTGGTGGAAATCCGCAGCGACCTGCGTGCCGCGAAGCAATGGGCGCTGGCGGATAAAATCCGCGACCGCCTGACCGAAATGGGCGTGCTGCTGGAAGACACCCCCGGCGGCACCCTCTGGCGCTGGAAGTAG